In Deinococcus maricopensis DSM 21211, one genomic interval encodes:
- a CDS encoding aspartate kinase produces MLVMKFGGTLMGDPKAIAHSASLAAASVRAGERVVVVVSAMSGVTETLLKIAASAEGGDIAFANDEIAILRSRHFGAAQALGAAPDSDAVREIRELLETLRQTVYGVYLLRELSPRTRDLIVSFGERLSAPLMDVALGGAGVRAHHLTGGAAGLTTDAHFGNARPLPGAYPRIRDRMSGLFEAGLTPVVTGFIGETEDGVITTLGRGGSDYTATILGAALGATEVWTWKDVDGVMSADPRFVPDARNLAHLSYHEVMELAYFGAKVLHPLAVTPLQERGTPLRVKSAADPDFPGTLVTSEAHADAAHPVKAVTAIRGATVLTIEGAGSFGAPDVLVDVFRVLARENLTVLMVSQSSSMSNVSLVIPRASGPHALASLKQEFGRDDRVRDFTLNEHVAVVAIVGEGMRGTKGVAAKLFGALAIEGVNLLMISQGSSELNISCAIDESDVDAALRAAHAAFDLGKERATA; encoded by the coding sequence ATGCTCGTGATGAAGTTCGGGGGGACCCTGATGGGCGATCCCAAAGCCATCGCCCATTCCGCCAGCCTCGCCGCCGCGTCCGTGCGCGCCGGCGAGCGCGTCGTCGTCGTCGTGAGCGCCATGAGCGGCGTCACGGAGACGCTGCTGAAAATCGCCGCGAGTGCCGAAGGGGGCGACATCGCCTTCGCGAACGACGAGATCGCCATCCTGCGCAGCCGCCACTTCGGCGCGGCGCAGGCACTCGGTGCCGCGCCCGACAGTGACGCCGTGCGCGAGATCCGCGAACTGCTCGAGACGTTGCGGCAGACGGTGTACGGCGTGTACCTGCTGCGCGAACTGTCCCCGCGCACCCGCGACCTGATCGTGAGCTTCGGCGAACGCCTGAGCGCCCCCCTGATGGACGTGGCGCTCGGCGGCGCGGGCGTGCGCGCCCACCACCTCACCGGCGGTGCCGCCGGCCTCACCACCGACGCGCACTTCGGGAACGCCCGCCCCCTGCCGGGCGCGTACCCGCGCATCCGCGACCGCATGAGCGGCCTGTTCGAAGCGGGCCTCACCCCGGTCGTGACCGGCTTCATCGGCGAGACCGAAGATGGCGTCATCACGACGCTCGGGCGTGGCGGCAGCGATTACACCGCCACGATCCTCGGCGCGGCTCTCGGCGCGACCGAGGTGTGGACGTGGAAGGACGTGGACGGCGTCATGAGTGCCGACCCGCGTTTCGTGCCGGACGCCCGCAATCTCGCGCACCTCAGTTATCACGAGGTGATGGAACTCGCGTACTTCGGTGCGAAGGTCCTGCACCCGCTCGCGGTGACGCCCCTGCAGGAGCGGGGCACGCCGCTGCGCGTGAAGAGCGCCGCCGACCCGGACTTCCCCGGGACGCTCGTGACGAGCGAAGCGCACGCGGACGCCGCGCACCCCGTGAAGGCCGTCACGGCCATCCGGGGCGCGACCGTCCTCACCATCGAGGGTGCGGGCAGCTTCGGCGCGCCGGACGTCCTGGTGGACGTGTTCCGCGTGCTCGCCCGCGAGAACCTTACGGTGCTGATGGTGAGCCAGTCGAGCAGTATGAGCAACGTGTCGCTGGTGATTCCACGCGCGAGCGGTCCGCACGCCCTGGCCAGCCTGAAGCAGGAGTTCGGGCGGGATGACCGCGTCCGCGACTTCACGCTCAACGAGCATGTGGCGGTCGTGGCCATCGTGGGTGAGGGCATGCGCGGCACGAAAGGCGTTGCCGCGAAGCTGTTTGGCGCACTCGCCATTGAGGGCGTGAACCTGCTGATGATCTCGCAGGGGTCTAGCGAGCTGAACATTTCGTGCGCCATTGACGAGTCGGACGTGGACGCGGCGCTGCGCGCGGCGCACGCGGCGTTCGACCTCGGGAAGGAACGCGCGACCGCGTAA
- a CDS encoding Cof-type HAD-IIB family hydrolase, whose translation MLGLICIDVDGTLVGSGGVIPEVVWRAAEDARERGVHLALCSGRPALAKARAYAQRLDPHGWHVFQNGASIVHVGTGESLSAAFPEDALHRQIQQARATGRLLEVYSDTDMAVEQDVPRARAHADLLGLPFQLRPLDSLPGTVVRTQWVIPIEETDALLAEPHEGLTLHPAGSPVMPDTMFVSVTRAGVDKGSAVRRVAEKLGVAMERVMMVGDGHNDVLAMQVVGHPVAMGNADAEARAAARYTVGHVDDGGLAEAIELAFTL comes from the coding sequence ATGCTAGGTTTGATTTGTATTGATGTGGACGGCACCCTGGTCGGCAGTGGCGGCGTGATTCCTGAAGTCGTGTGGCGCGCAGCGGAAGATGCCCGCGAGCGCGGCGTGCACCTCGCACTCTGCTCAGGGCGCCCCGCCCTCGCGAAGGCGCGCGCGTACGCGCAGCGTCTCGACCCGCATGGCTGGCACGTGTTCCAGAATGGCGCGAGCATCGTGCACGTCGGCACCGGCGAGAGCCTCAGCGCCGCCTTCCCGGAAGACGCCCTGCACCGCCAGATCCAGCAGGCGCGCGCCACCGGGCGCCTGCTGGAGGTCTACAGCGACACGGACATGGCCGTGGAACAGGACGTGCCGCGCGCCCGCGCGCACGCGGACCTCCTCGGCCTTCCCTTCCAGCTGCGGCCGCTCGACAGCCTGCCCGGCACGGTCGTGCGCACGCAATGGGTGATTCCCATTGAGGAGACGGACGCGCTCCTCGCCGAGCCGCACGAGGGCCTCACGCTGCACCCGGCGGGCAGCCCGGTCATGCCGGACACCATGTTCGTGAGCGTCACGCGCGCTGGTGTGGACAAGGGCAGCGCCGTGCGGCGCGTCGCGGAGAAGCTCGGCGTGGCCATGGAGCGCGTCATGATGGTCGGCGACGGGCACAATGACGTTCTCGCCATGCAGGTCGTCGGGCACCCCGTCGCGATGGGCAACGCGGACGCGGAAGCGCGCGCGGCGGCACGGTACACCGTCGGGCACGTGGATGACGGAGGTCTGGCCGAGGCGATCGAGTTGGCCTTCACCCTCTGA
- a CDS encoding TIGR00730 family Rossman fold protein, which translates to MTEHESLDNMTRDAWRMLRVLGELAVGFDRLAQLPHPGVTVFGSARTGIRDQYYGLARDLGAHLAASGFAVITGGGPGIMEAANRGAFEAGGVSVGINIILPYEQRPNPYQTISLECEYFHTRKELLAKAARAFVVFPGGFGTLDELAGILTLVQTRKMPAMPVYLVGRAHWAGLEGWFRETLITSGAIADDDLDLFKIVDDVSAIPADIQQYHAGEHAGFKRPTDTDRARARGDVPTSRGG; encoded by the coding sequence ATGACCGAGCACGAATCGCTGGACAACATGACGCGGGACGCGTGGCGGATGTTGCGCGTCCTCGGGGAACTCGCCGTCGGCTTCGACCGGCTCGCACAACTCCCGCACCCGGGCGTGACGGTGTTCGGCAGCGCCCGCACCGGCATCCGCGACCAGTACTACGGCCTCGCCCGCGACCTCGGCGCGCACCTTGCCGCGTCCGGCTTCGCCGTCATCACCGGCGGCGGGCCCGGCATCATGGAGGCCGCGAACCGCGGCGCGTTCGAGGCGGGCGGCGTGAGCGTCGGCATCAACATCATCCTGCCGTACGAGCAGCGCCCGAACCCGTACCAGACCATAAGCCTCGAATGCGAGTACTTCCACACCCGCAAGGAACTCCTCGCGAAGGCCGCGCGCGCGTTCGTGGTGTTCCCCGGCGGGTTCGGCACGCTCGACGAACTCGCGGGCATCCTCACGCTCGTGCAGACGCGCAAGATGCCGGCCATGCCGGTGTACCTGGTGGGCCGCGCGCACTGGGCGGGCCTGGAAGGGTGGTTCCGGGAGACGCTCATCACGTCTGGCGCCATTGCCGACGACGACCTGGACCTGTTCAAGATCGTGGATGACGTGAGCGCCATCCCGGCGGACATTCAGCAGTACCACGCGGGCGAGCACGCGGGCTTCAAGCGCCCCACCGACACGGACCGCGCGCGCGCGCGCGGCGACGTGCCCACCTCGCGCGGCGGCTGA
- a CDS encoding PhzF family phenazine biosynthesis isomerase has product MVQYSEVSAFTETPGMGNGAGVILEAGALTDAEMQRLAAFIGLPESVFVTDVSPGRARVRYFTPTQEIDFCGHATVALGLMLAGRGHWRGEPLHLETLVGTVPLELEVQDGRPHRVWMQQPTLEVRDVPRELRGRIAEALGVNERVFHRGLPLASAYTGLWTTFVPLVDAMVVDSLDPDMDAIRTLSEDLGVTGLHPYAPMGPDRFAARDFAPLVGIPEDPVTGSASGALIALLAERGLIPRRGTLAAGTCYQGHAMGQPGDVSVEVTLERDRASSVRVGGCAVVEREGRHDPRGA; this is encoded by the coding sequence ATGGTGCAGTACAGCGAGGTGAGTGCGTTCACGGAAACGCCCGGCATGGGCAACGGCGCGGGCGTCATTCTGGAAGCGGGCGCGCTGACGGACGCGGAAATGCAGCGGCTCGCCGCGTTCATCGGCCTGCCGGAGTCCGTGTTCGTCACGGACGTCTCCCCTGGCCGCGCGCGCGTCCGGTACTTCACGCCCACGCAGGAGATCGACTTCTGCGGGCACGCGACCGTCGCGCTCGGGCTGATGCTCGCCGGACGCGGCCACTGGCGGGGCGAGCCGCTCCACCTGGAGACGCTGGTCGGCACGGTCCCACTCGAACTGGAAGTGCAGGACGGCCGACCACACCGCGTGTGGATGCAGCAGCCCACCCTGGAGGTCCGCGACGTGCCGCGCGAACTGCGCGGCCGCATCGCCGAGGCGCTCGGCGTGAACGAACGCGTCTTCCACCGCGGCTTGCCGCTCGCGTCCGCGTACACGGGCCTGTGGACGACGTTCGTGCCGCTGGTGGACGCCATGGTCGTCGACAGCCTCGACCCTGACATGGACGCCATCCGCACGCTCAGCGAGGACCTGGGGGTCACGGGCCTGCACCCGTACGCGCCGATGGGCCCGGACCGGTTCGCCGCGCGGGACTTCGCACCGCTCGTCGGCATCCCGGAAGACCCTGTGACGGGCAGCGCGAGCGGCGCGCTCATCGCGCTGCTCGCCGAGCGCGGCCTGATTCCACGCCGCGGGACGCTCGCAGCCGGCACCTGCTACCAGGGGCACGCGATGGGCCAGCCGGGCGACGTGAGCGTCGAAGTGACGCTCGAACGGGACCGCGCGAGCAGCGTCCGCGTAGGCGGCTGCGCCGTCGTGGAACGCGAGGGTCGCCACGACCCGCGCGGCGCATGA
- the aspS gene encoding aspartate--tRNA ligase yields MKRSHYCGDLRPEHAGQTVNLAGWVNRVRDFPGQYFVILRDRTGIVQVTVEADNAAYETAGELRGEYVVEVTGVVRARGEAQRTDAYATGGVEVIPTTLRILNRATTPAFQVDGSPVTVGEDIRLKYRYLDLRRREMQDVLRLRSRVQAEVTRFLDSEGFVNVETPMLTRSTPEGARDFLVPSRLNPGEFYALPQSPQLFKQLLMIAGLDRYYQFARCFRDEDLRADRQPDFTQLDMEMSFVEQDDVLDLNERLLRHVFREVLGEDLPNPFPRISYFEAMDRYGSDKPDLRFGQAFTDVTGLFQGGAFKAFADAQTVKVLVAPELTRKQIDELERVAKQNGARGLAWLKRDGDAFTGGISKFVGEVSAQLIDATGVEQGGTLLFAAGDWRAAVTALGAVRNALRDLFDLAAHGPRFHIGWVTDFPQLDQDPETGEWTYMHHPFTAPHPDDVALFGTPRQGEIRAQAYDLVLNGFEVGGGSVRIHDPAVQTQMFGAIGFTEVQAREKFGFFMDALASGTPPHGGIAWGFDRLIMLMSGASNIREVIAFPKNNRGADLMADAPAPVDAAQLADVGVQVKIPEPTEA; encoded by the coding sequence ATGAAGCGTTCGCATTACTGTGGAGACTTGCGCCCGGAACACGCCGGGCAGACCGTGAACCTCGCGGGCTGGGTGAATCGCGTTCGGGACTTCCCCGGGCAGTATTTCGTGATCCTGCGGGACCGCACGGGCATCGTGCAGGTGACGGTCGAGGCGGACAACGCCGCGTACGAGACGGCCGGGGAGTTGCGCGGCGAGTACGTTGTGGAGGTCACGGGCGTCGTGCGCGCGCGCGGTGAGGCGCAGCGCACGGACGCGTACGCCACGGGCGGCGTGGAGGTCATCCCGACGACGCTGCGCATCCTGAACCGCGCGACGACGCCGGCGTTCCAGGTGGACGGCAGCCCCGTGACGGTGGGTGAGGACATCCGCCTGAAGTACCGGTACCTGGACCTGCGCCGCCGGGAGATGCAGGACGTCTTGCGTCTGCGCTCGCGTGTGCAGGCGGAAGTGACGCGGTTCCTGGACAGCGAGGGGTTCGTGAACGTGGAAACGCCGATGCTGACGCGCAGCACGCCGGAGGGCGCGCGGGACTTCCTCGTGCCGAGCCGCCTGAACCCGGGTGAGTTCTACGCGCTGCCGCAGAGCCCGCAGCTGTTCAAGCAGCTGCTGATGATCGCGGGTCTGGACCGGTACTACCAGTTCGCGCGCTGCTTCCGCGACGAGGACCTGCGCGCGGACCGCCAGCCGGACTTCACGCAGCTCGACATGGAGATGAGCTTCGTGGAGCAGGACGACGTCCTCGACTTGAACGAGCGGCTGCTGCGGCATGTGTTCCGTGAGGTGCTCGGCGAGGACCTCCCGAACCCGTTCCCGCGCATCTCGTACTTTGAGGCGATGGACCGGTACGGGTCGGACAAGCCGGACCTGCGCTTCGGGCAGGCGTTCACGGACGTGACGGGCCTGTTCCAGGGTGGGGCGTTCAAGGCGTTCGCGGACGCGCAGACGGTGAAGGTCCTGGTGGCGCCGGAGCTGACGCGCAAGCAGATCGACGAGTTGGAACGCGTCGCGAAGCAGAACGGCGCGCGCGGCCTCGCGTGGCTGAAGCGCGACGGGGACGCGTTCACGGGCGGCATCAGCAAGTTCGTGGGCGAAGTGAGCGCGCAACTGATCGACGCGACGGGCGTGGAGCAGGGCGGGACGCTGCTGTTCGCGGCGGGCGACTGGCGGGCGGCCGTCACGGCGCTCGGCGCGGTCCGCAACGCCCTGAGAGACCTGTTCGACCTCGCCGCGCACGGCCCGCGCTTCCACATCGGCTGGGTCACGGACTTTCCGCAGCTGGACCAGGACCCCGAAACGGGCGAGTGGACGTACATGCACCACCCGTTCACGGCGCCGCACCCGGATGACGTTGCGCTGTTCGGCACGCCCCGCCAGGGTGAGATTCGCGCGCAGGCGTACGACCTCGTCCTGAACGGCTTCGAGGTGGGCGGCGGCAGCGTCCGCATCCACGACCCAGCTGTGCAGACGCAGATGTTCGGCGCGATCGGCTTCACGGAAGTGCAGGCGCGCGAGAAGTTCGGGTTCTTCATGGACGCCCTCGCGAGCGGCACGCCGCCGCACGGCGGGATCGCGTGGGGCTTCGACCGCCTGATCATGCTGATGAGCGGCGCGTCGAACATCCGCGAAGTCATCGCGTTCCCGAAGAACAACCGCGGCGCGGACCTGATGGCGGACGCGCCCGCGCCCGTCGACGCGGCGCAACTCGCGGACGTGGGCGTGCAGGTGAAGATACCGGAGCCCACCGAAGCCTGA
- the hisS gene encoding histidine--tRNA ligase translates to MALQRPQGTNDLLPSGSPTLKAFSSARGHEHVIGVARGVLERAGAQFMATPMFEEAEVVKRGVGGSTDIVRKEMFTVFYQGEHGGYVLRPEGTAPIVRAYIQNGLKQLPAPLKLWTTGAMFRAERNQQGRYRQFHQVDYEVLGSTDPLVDAEAIALMVRVVEALGLTGVGVKLGSIGDPEDRERYNAYLRELFTPERERLSGDSQDRLDRNPMRILDSKSDEDQRLIAGLHVQPMLAFLGEEARAHFEVVQGYLRAWGVPFEVDPSIVRGLDYYRRTAWELHHAHIGAKSALGGGGRYDGLAAQLGGPETPGIGWAFGVERLLIAMEQEGLVIPEPDGPALFLAAMDAENVPLVARVAMELRADAHVEFAYRAMKPGAAFKEADRKRARYAAVVGSNEAATGVLRVKALASGAQADVPLADLAAFLAQ, encoded by the coding sequence ATGGCTTTGCAGCGCCCTCAGGGCACGAATGATCTCCTTCCCAGCGGCTCCCCGACCCTCAAGGCGTTCAGCAGCGCGCGGGGGCATGAGCATGTGATTGGCGTGGCGCGTGGCGTGCTGGAGCGCGCAGGCGCGCAGTTCATGGCGACGCCGATGTTCGAGGAGGCGGAGGTCGTGAAGCGCGGCGTGGGCGGCAGCACCGACATCGTCCGCAAGGAGATGTTCACGGTGTTCTACCAGGGCGAGCACGGCGGGTACGTGCTGCGGCCGGAGGGGACGGCGCCGATCGTGCGGGCGTACATTCAGAACGGCTTGAAGCAGCTGCCGGCGCCGCTGAAGTTGTGGACGACGGGGGCGATGTTCCGCGCGGAACGCAACCAGCAGGGCCGGTACCGGCAGTTCCATCAGGTGGATTACGAGGTGCTGGGCAGCACGGACCCGCTGGTGGACGCGGAGGCCATTGCGCTGATGGTCCGGGTCGTGGAGGCGCTGGGCCTGACGGGCGTGGGCGTGAAGCTGGGCAGTATCGGCGACCCGGAGGACCGTGAGCGGTACAACGCGTACCTGCGGGAGCTGTTCACGCCGGAGCGTGAGCGGCTGAGCGGCGACAGCCAGGACCGCCTGGACCGTAACCCCATGCGCATCCTGGACAGCAAGAGCGACGAGGATCAGCGGCTCATTGCGGGCCTGCATGTGCAGCCGATGCTGGCGTTCCTCGGGGAGGAGGCGCGCGCGCACTTCGAGGTGGTGCAGGGGTACCTGCGCGCGTGGGGCGTGCCGTTCGAGGTGGACCCGAGCATCGTGCGCGGCCTGGATTACTACCGGCGGACGGCGTGGGAGCTACACCACGCGCACATCGGCGCGAAGAGCGCCCTGGGGGGCGGCGGACGGTACGACGGCCTGGCGGCGCAGCTGGGCGGGCCGGAAACGCCGGGCATCGGGTGGGCGTTCGGGGTGGAGCGGTTGCTGATCGCCATGGAGCAGGAGGGGCTGGTCATTCCGGAACCGGACGGCCCGGCGTTGTTCCTCGCGGCGATGGACGCGGAGAACGTGCCGCTGGTCGCGCGGGTGGCCATGGAGCTCCGCGCGGACGCGCACGTGGAATTCGCGTACCGCGCGATGAAGCCGGGCGCGGCGTTCAAGGAGGCGGACCGGAAGCGCGCGCGGTACGCGGCTGTGGTGGGCAGCAACGAGGCGGCGACGGGGGTGCTGCGCGTGAAGGCGCTCGCGTCGGGGGCGCAGGCGGACGTGCCTCTGGCAGACCTCGCGGCGTTCCTGGCGCAGTAG